Proteins from a single region of Macaca fascicularis isolate 582-1 chromosome 17, T2T-MFA8v1.1:
- the SHISA2 gene encoding protein shisa-2 homolog encodes MWGGRRSSVASSRNAASLLQLLLAALLAAGARASGEYCHGWLDAQGVWRIGFQCPERFDGGDATICCGSCALRYCCSSAEARLDQGGCDNDRQQGAGEPGRADKDGPDGSAVPIYVPFLIVGSVFVAFIILGSLVAACCCRCLRPKQDPQQSRAPGGNRLMETIPMIPSASTSRGSSSRQSSTAASSSSSANSGARAPPTRSQTNCCLPEGTMNNVYVNMPTNFSVLNCQQATQIVPHQGQYLHPPYVGYTVQHDSVPMTAVPPFMDGLQPGYRQIQSPFPHTNSEQKMYPAVTV; translated from the exons ATGTGGGGCGGTCGCCGCTCATCCGTCGCCTCCTCCCGGAACGCCGCTTCGctcctgcagctgctgctggccGCGCTGTTGGCGGCGGGGGCGAGGGCCAGCGGCGAGTACTGCCACGGCTGGCTGGACGCGCAGGGCGTCTGGCGCATCGGCTTCCAGTGTCCCGAGCGCTTCGACGGCGGCGACGCCACCATCTGCTGCGGCAGCTGCGCGTTGCGCTACTGCTGCTCCAGCGCCGAGGCGCGCCTGGACCAGGGCGGCTGCGACAACGACCGCCAGCAGGGCGCCGGCGAGCCTGGCAGGGCGGACAAAGACGGCCCCGACGGCTCGGCAG TGCCCATCTACGTGCCGTTCCTCATcgttggctctgtgtttgtcgcCTTTATCATCTTGGGGTCCCTGGTGGCAGCCTGTTGCTGCAGATGTCTCCGGCCTAAGCAGGATCCCCAACAGAGCCGAGCTCCAGGGGGTAACCGCTTGATGGAGACCATCCCCATGATCCCCAGTGCCAGCACCTCCCGGGGGTCGTCCTCACGCCAGTCCAGCACAGCTGCCAGTTCCAGCTCCAGCGCTAACTCGGGGGCCCGGGCGCCGCCAACAAGGTCACAGACCAACTGTTGCTTGCCGGAAGGGACCATGAACAATGTGTATGTCAACATGCCCACGAATTTCTCGGTGCTGAACTGTCAGCAGGCCACCCAGATTGTGCCACATCAAGGGCAGTATCTGCATCCCCCATATGTGGGGTACACGGTGCAGCATGACTCTGTGCCCATGACTGCTGTGCCACCTTTCATGGACGGCCTGCAGCCTGGCTACAGGCAGATTCAGTCCCCCTTCCCTCACACCAACAGTGAACAGAAGATGTACCCAGCGGTGACTGTGTAA